The Ferrimicrobium sp. genome contains a region encoding:
- a CDS encoding MerR family transcriptional regulator, whose translation MRGESAKEFSIKEVLTLLQQEFPEVTISKIRFLESQGLIAPERNAAGYRKFYQPDIERLCEVLRLQKSTYMPLRKIKEHLDADTRVDLFSQETEEPSTPEVAHSDDAPLSTSRPELFPIDELARLTGAPATAIDEMIRNGLIAGVTVAGQRHFAPIEIEIARTIHSFAKFGLEPRHLRHYRTSTDREVGLIEQLLMPLVRQRSPEGRRRAGEELEELVELSSGLRGLLLENALVSLKRLTDQSS comes from the coding sequence GGAGTTCCCCGAGGTGACGATCTCCAAGATTCGTTTTCTCGAGAGCCAAGGGTTGATCGCACCCGAGCGCAATGCCGCCGGGTACCGAAAGTTTTACCAGCCAGACATAGAACGGCTCTGCGAGGTCCTGCGGCTCCAAAAATCGACCTACATGCCGCTTCGCAAAATCAAGGAACATCTCGATGCGGACACGCGCGTCGACCTATTTTCCCAGGAGACCGAAGAACCGTCGACCCCGGAGGTCGCTCACAGCGACGATGCCCCGCTCTCCACTAGTCGACCAGAGCTGTTTCCCATCGATGAACTCGCCCGCCTTACTGGGGCTCCAGCCACTGCCATCGATGAGATGATTCGTAACGGGCTCATCGCCGGCGTTACCGTCGCTGGTCAACGTCACTTCGCCCCTATCGAGATAGAGATCGCCCGAACTATTCACTCCTTTGCCAAGTTCGGACTTGAACCGCGACACCTACGACACTATCGCACCTCTACCGATCGCGAGGTGGGGCTCATCGAACAGCTCCTCATGCCGCTCGTTCGTCAACGGAGCCCAGAGGGTCGACGGCGAGCTGGTGAGGAGCTAGAAGAGCTTGTTGAACTCAGCTCGGGTCTACGTGGCCTGCTGCTCGAGAATGCGCTGGTCAGCCTCAAAAGGTTGACGGATCAATCGTCATGA